The following coding sequences lie in one Candidatus Nitrospira allomarina genomic window:
- a CDS encoding tetratricopeptide repeat protein, with protein MGYKIKDLGNKSPMGEPAQFLSSKERFLFFVEEHRALVWGGIFLSLAVIVAVVTLIWLNQNNQEQAWELEGQAQTVYLDRPMDDVKKGQENIQKASGMFKDILDQFPGTPSAGVSSFLLGNSMIEEKNYQGAIDVYTSWVKEYGQNQILLGLVQQRLGFAYLLNGNREAALKAFEAVLSNPHALNKDQVVFELAKIAESDDNISEAVEQYKKVIQEFPLSPFASEAALRVEVLAPEEAKDSPSSETNDLDGTEKSSPENPQVQDKGEGK; from the coding sequence ATGGGATATAAAATTAAGGACCTTGGCAATAAATCTCCGATGGGGGAACCAGCCCAGTTTCTGTCTAGTAAAGAACGGTTTTTGTTTTTTGTCGAAGAGCACCGGGCATTGGTATGGGGAGGAATTTTTCTTAGTCTGGCAGTGATTGTGGCGGTAGTGACATTGATTTGGCTCAATCAAAACAATCAAGAACAAGCCTGGGAATTGGAAGGCCAGGCGCAAACAGTCTATTTGGATCGTCCTATGGATGATGTCAAAAAGGGTCAAGAGAATATTCAAAAGGCTTCAGGCATGTTCAAAGACATCCTTGATCAATTTCCCGGTACGCCTAGCGCGGGAGTCTCCTCATTTTTATTGGGAAACAGCATGATTGAGGAGAAAAATTACCAGGGGGCGATAGATGTCTATACTTCATGGGTCAAGGAATATGGGCAAAATCAGATCCTCCTTGGATTAGTTCAGCAACGATTGGGGTTTGCCTATTTACTTAATGGCAATCGAGAGGCCGCCCTAAAAGCTTTTGAGGCAGTGCTTTCCAATCCACATGCGTTAAATAAAGACCAGGTAGTTTTTGAGCTGGCGAAGATTGCAGAGTCAGATGATAATATTAGTGAAGCGGTGGAGCAGTATAAAAAGGTTATCCAGGAATTTCCTTTATCTCCGTTTGCCTCGGAAGCCGCTCTTCGGGTGGAGGTATTAGCGCCCGAAGAAGCCAAAGATTCTCCTTCCTCGGAAACAAACGACCTGGATGGAACCGAGAAGAGCAGTCCTGAAAATCCACAAGTTCAGGATAAAGGAGAGGGAAAATAG
- a CDS encoding MotA/TolQ/ExbB proton channel family protein translates to MTFAANPSEFFGSLGLLSIVILFILSIFSVISWGIIVNRFRRFSRIRQEESQFLQLYEQNPIDQHTLRSQAQTLTYSPSSVVYLGITDRLPESSDLFTSRPSIEGKQAERSPNRQYLEKVAQYIIQNQIGQQEAYLPFLATTGNLTPFIGLLGTVLGIINAFHEIGLQGSASIAAVAPGVSEALVATAAGLFAAIPAVMAYNYFLSRIRKMSFRVEAFTIEFLNTIEEAEKAYEVEVTR, encoded by the coding sequence ATGACCTTTGCTGCCAATCCCTCTGAGTTCTTTGGATCTTTGGGCCTGCTATCAATTGTCATTCTTTTTATCCTGTCAATTTTTTCCGTGATTTCATGGGGAATCATCGTGAATAGATTCAGGCGATTTAGTCGCATCCGACAGGAAGAATCACAATTTCTACAATTGTATGAACAAAATCCCATCGACCAGCACACCTTAAGAAGCCAGGCTCAAACCTTAACTTACAGCCCAAGCTCAGTAGTATATTTGGGCATTACGGACCGCTTGCCAGAATCTTCCGATCTCTTCACCTCGAGACCTTCCATAGAAGGCAAACAGGCAGAGCGCTCCCCTAACCGACAGTATTTGGAAAAGGTCGCTCAATACATTATCCAGAACCAAATCGGTCAACAGGAAGCCTATTTACCTTTTTTGGCGACCACAGGAAATCTGACTCCATTTATTGGTCTCCTTGGAACCGTCTTGGGCATTATCAATGCCTTCCATGAAATCGGCCTTCAAGGTTCAGCGAGCATTGCCGCAGTTGCTCCTGGAGTTTCTGAAGCACTAGTGGCCACTGCTGCTGGACTATTTGCCGCAATTCCTGCTGTGATGGCCTACAACTATTTTCTCTCAAGAATTCGAAAAATGTCCTTCAGAGTCGAGGCGTTTACAATTGAATTTCTCAATACG
- a CDS encoding lytic transglycosylase domain-containing protein — MPGLPTKDDPNQSSAEALARTPENQIQSSNPVKPVVPLSVDVSQESNASQDQRIFLSDENKFEALDTQPQFSINASTKLRFYPADSSEQRSQVALARFAKVFDQTWEAPHQRKPGTYGTIPLVLNDAVEKNLEYFQYGIHERFQSYLDRFHHYQDLVEPVFRELGLPPELMYLSLVESGFNPRAFSRSRASGPWQFMKGTGRVYGLDVDWYLDERRDPIKSTVAAAHHLRDLYDQFGSWPLALGAYNAGSGKISRAIKKTGTRDFWKIRRSRYIRRETKDYVPRFIAATLIAQNPTAYGFTTPDGDRHEFEEVLITKRVHLSAVTQQTGIPVEELQRLNPELRRSIVPSLSTPGYYLKVPLGMASLVEELHPTLAVWTQPPPPPTEWHTVRRGESLSVVAKRYRMKVSQLKEMNNLRSNIIRVGTKLRVRGEGSDDDADSEITWYRVRSGDSLGSIATRFRKSVNSLMRLNNLSSHIIHPGDRLRVKGEPSVSPSNNNNSKWYKVRRGDSLWTIARQFSMSVNDLRALNNLSSSIIQAGHMLMVSQ, encoded by the coding sequence ATGCCAGGGTTACCTACCAAGGATGACCCGAATCAGTCATCTGCAGAAGCCCTAGCTCGAACCCCAGAAAACCAGATTCAATCATCGAATCCTGTAAAACCCGTTGTTCCCTTATCAGTTGATGTTTCTCAGGAATCTAACGCTTCCCAAGATCAACGGATATTTTTATCTGACGAGAACAAATTTGAAGCCCTCGACACTCAACCTCAATTTTCAATTAACGCCTCCACAAAATTACGTTTTTACCCTGCTGACTCATCTGAGCAACGGTCGCAAGTTGCCCTAGCTCGATTTGCCAAAGTTTTCGATCAAACATGGGAAGCGCCCCACCAGAGAAAGCCTGGGACTTATGGCACCATTCCCCTTGTTCTGAACGATGCCGTAGAGAAAAATCTTGAATATTTTCAGTATGGAATTCATGAACGATTTCAATCGTATCTTGACCGCTTTCATCATTACCAAGATCTTGTAGAACCCGTTTTTCGTGAACTGGGCCTCCCGCCGGAACTCATGTATCTCTCACTCGTTGAGAGTGGGTTCAACCCACGTGCATTTTCTCGATCACGTGCTTCCGGCCCCTGGCAATTTATGAAAGGGACTGGGCGTGTGTATGGCCTCGATGTCGACTGGTATTTGGATGAACGGCGGGATCCGATTAAATCCACAGTTGCTGCCGCTCATCATCTTCGAGATTTATATGACCAATTTGGCTCCTGGCCTTTGGCCCTGGGGGCGTATAATGCGGGAAGCGGAAAAATTTCGCGGGCCATCAAAAAAACGGGCACCCGTGACTTTTGGAAGATTCGACGGTCACGCTATATAAGACGTGAAACCAAAGACTATGTGCCTCGATTTATTGCAGCAACCCTTATTGCCCAAAATCCTACAGCCTATGGATTCACGACTCCGGACGGTGATCGGCATGAATTTGAAGAAGTTCTGATTACGAAACGCGTTCATCTTTCAGCCGTCACCCAACAAACTGGTATTCCCGTTGAGGAACTCCAACGGCTGAACCCTGAACTTCGACGCAGTATCGTGCCCAGCCTTTCGACTCCTGGTTATTATTTAAAGGTACCCCTTGGAATGGCCTCGCTTGTTGAGGAACTCCATCCGACGCTCGCTGTCTGGACACAACCTCCTCCCCCACCAACCGAATGGCATACGGTCAGACGGGGAGAGAGTTTATCGGTTGTAGCCAAACGATATAGAATGAAAGTGAGTCAACTGAAAGAAATGAATAACTTGCGGAGCAATATAATACGAGTCGGAACCAAACTCCGGGTTCGTGGCGAGGGTAGTGACGATGATGCTGACTCGGAAATTACCTGGTATCGCGTTCGATCCGGGGATTCCCTGGGAAGCATTGCCACTCGATTTAGAAAATCCGTCAACTCACTGATGAGACTGAACAATCTCTCTAGCCATATTATTCATCCAGGAGATCGGTTACGCGTAAAAGGGGAACCTTCGGTCAGCCCTTCGAACAATAACAACTCTAAATGGTATAAGGTCAGACGGGGAGATAGTTTATGGACGATTGCCAGACAATTTAGTATGAGTGTGAACGATTTGCGAGCACTCAACAACCTCTCTTCCAGCATTATCCAAGCTGGCCACATGTTAATGGTCAGCCAATAA